In the genome of Cronobacter malonaticus LMG 23826, one region contains:
- a CDS encoding peptidoglycan-binding protein, with the protein MKRNFHEPRVLRLQSSVGVCGVNYADDVKALQELMMKAGYQTATGRSLKVDGICNNETKEAIIWYQRLLTLSRSGLVQPFDQWFIEALKNASQPDWRPRITSGPLHVREAQFTFDNEGTDYITATNPFRPHPYPWFSRILHWPHSAASGVTLGRGYDMGNRSAGEIFATLRQAGIEEYKAILASKAAFLKGREAASFVKFYGPLFGEITHQQQLRLFEIAIQFYISEAKRIFNGRKARMMSAISWEKMRVRLKDIYIDSLYQGCESAGEFARLILLDDLKSVRLYLKTDRAQMNSHGRNLKRLQYINGL; encoded by the coding sequence ATGAAAAGGAATTTTCATGAGCCACGCGTGCTGCGCTTGCAGTCATCGGTAGGCGTTTGCGGCGTAAATTATGCTGATGACGTAAAAGCGCTACAAGAATTGATGATGAAAGCTGGTTATCAGACAGCGACAGGGCGTTCATTAAAAGTGGACGGCATATGCAACAACGAAACCAAAGAAGCGATTATCTGGTATCAACGTTTGTTAACACTGTCCCGATCAGGCCTGGTACAGCCATTTGATCAATGGTTCATTGAAGCGTTAAAAAATGCCAGCCAACCCGATTGGCGCCCACGGATTACTTCCGGGCCGCTACATGTACGGGAAGCGCAATTTACTTTTGACAATGAAGGGACGGATTATATTACAGCTACAAATCCTTTCCGTCCGCACCCTTATCCCTGGTTCTCACGCATCTTACACTGGCCTCATTCTGCTGCTTCTGGCGTTACACTTGGCCGTGGCTACGATATGGGAAATCGAAGCGCAGGTGAGATTTTTGCAACGCTCAGACAGGCAGGGATAGAAGAGTACAAAGCCATTCTGGCATCTAAAGCTGCTTTTCTGAAAGGACGAGAGGCTGCCAGTTTCGTGAAATTTTATGGGCCGCTTTTCGGTGAAATTACGCACCAGCAACAGCTAAGACTGTTTGAAATTGCCATACAATTTTATATTTCCGAGGCGAAAAGGATCTTTAATGGACGCAAAGCGAGAATGATGTCTGCCATAAGCTGGGAAAAGATGCGTGTCAGATTAAAAGATATATACATCGATAGTTTGTATCAGGGATGTGAGTCAGCAGGTGAATTTGCCCGGTTGATTTTACTCGACGATCTGAAATCGGTGCGTTTATATCTGAAAACAGATCGCGCACAGATGAACTCACATGGAAGAAACTTAAAAAGGTTGCAATATATCAATGGGTTATAA